Proteins encoded together in one Camelina sativa cultivar DH55 chromosome 9, Cs, whole genome shotgun sequence window:
- the LOC104714321 gene encoding pentatricopeptide repeat-containing protein At1g80550, mitochondrial produces MMLLLRRFNRVRIASPCSVRLLSGIPISGEKLRCQEEDQSSYDQKTVCDALTCYSNDWQKALEFFNWVEKESGFRHTTETFNRMIDILGKYFEFETSWGLINRMVLNPESVPNHVTFRIVFKRYVTAHLVQEAIDAYDKLDGFNLRDETSFYNLVDALCEHKHVVEAEELCFGKNVMMIGNGFSVSNNTKIHNLILRGWSKLGWWGKCKEYWEKMDSEGVAKDLFSYSIYMDIMCKSGKPWKAVKLFKEMKSRRIKLDVVAYNTVIRAIGVSQGVEFGIRVFREMRERGCVPNVATHNTIIKLLCEDGRLRDAYRMLDEMSKKGGCQPDSITYMCLFARLEKPSEILSLFGRMIRSGVRPKMDTYVMLMRKFERWGFLQPVLHVWKTMKESGDTPDSAAYNAVIDALIQKGMLDMAREYEEEMIERGLSPRRRPELVEKSLDETLVVDNS; encoded by the coding sequence ATGATGCTATTGTTGCGGCGATTCAATCGAGTTCGGATTGCTTCCCCTTGCTCCGTTCGGCTTCTATCTGGAATCCCCATTTCAGGAGAGAAGCTTCGATGTCAGGAAGAGGACCAGTCCAGTTACGATCAGAAAACAGTATGCGACGCGCTCACATGTTACAGCAACGATTGGCAAAAAGCGTTGGAGTTTTTCAATTGGGTCGAGAAAGAATCCGGATTTAGACACACCACCGAGACGTTCAATCGGATGATTGACATTTTGGGTAAGTATTTCGAGTTCGAAACTTCGTGGGGATTGATCAACCGGATGGTCTTAAACCCTGAATCTGTGCCGAATCATGTTACGTTTCGTATAGTCTTTAAGCGTTATGTGACGGCTCATCTTGTTCAGGAGGCTATTGATGCGTATGATAAGTTGGATGGTTTTAATCTGAGAGACGAAACATCTTTTTATAATCTGGTTGATGCGCTTTGTGAGCATAAACATGTGGTTGAAGCTGAGGAGCTTTGTTTCGGGAAGAATGTGATGATGATTGGTAATGGTTTTAGTGTTAGTAATAATACAAAGATTCATAATTTGATTCTTCGTGGCTGGTCTAAATTGGGATGGTGGGGTAAATGCAAGGAGTATTGGGAGAAGATGGACTCTGAAGGTGTTGCTAAGGATTTGTTTTCGTATTCTATTTACATGGATATTATGTGCAAGAGTGGTAAACCTTGGAAAGCTGTGAAATTGTTTAAGGAGATGAAGAGTAGAAGGATAAAGCTCGATGTGGTTGCGTATAACACTGTGATCCGCGCCATTGGTGTCTCCCAGGGTGTTGAGTTTGGTATCAGGGTGTTTCGAGAGATGAGGGAAAGAGGCTGCGTGCCTAACGTTGCGACGCATAACACGATCATTAAACTTTTGTGTGAAGATGGGAGGCTGAGGGATGCGTATCGGATGCTTGATGAGATGTCTAAGAAAGGAGGATGTCAACCTGATTCGATTACTTATATGTGCCTCTTTGCCCGTCTGGAGAAACCGAGTGAGATCCTTAGCCTGTTTGGGAGGATGATAAGGAGTGGAGTGAGGCCAAAGATGGATACTTATGTGATGCTGATGAGGAAGTTTGAGAGATGGGGATTTCTTCAGCCGGTTTTACATGTGTGGAAGACGATGAAAGAGTCTGGGGATACTCCTGATTCAGCTGCTTATAACGCTGTGATTGATGCTTTGATTCAGAAAGGAATGTTGGATATGGCTAGGGAATATGAGGAGGAAATGATTGAAAGAGGGCTATCTCCAAGGAGAAGGCCTGAGTTGGTAGAAAAGTCCTTGGACGAAACGCTGGTTGTAGATAATAGTTAA
- the LOC104714322 gene encoding uncharacterized protein LOC104714322, producing MVYSETPSYHGHRRLLLIAIVLLISSSLVSSSSCHHRRPSSTSLQGVRRQILEGGNGTLVLAAERTRRPDPLNHFNIYSDGWNVTNPHYIASVGFSAVPFIVIAIVWFILLGLFLVCSCLCCCCCGCGRRNYGYSRVCYTLSLVFLLLFTIAAVIGSAMLYTGQNEFSGSVENTFMYIVRQATGVLTKLTSLWDSIQSAKDIQLDGHNLFPPQFRGNIDHFNNMIKMSNITYPDRVANQTIRYLTGALNPVRYVLNVIAGVMLLVAFLGLLFSFCGLRVLVYLLVILGWILVTATILLSAVFLVFHNVVADTCMAMDQWVHDPAADSALSQLLPCLDAKTIGDTLDITKTMTVTAVDMTNAYTVNVSNHEFPPNVPFYHNQSGPLVPLLCNPLDQNHKPRPCAPDEILLANASQVYKGYVCQVNAEGICITQGRLTPASYDQMMGAINVGFTLDHYGPFLASIADCTFVRDTFRDITTKNCPGLSITSQWIYAGLASLSGAVMFSLIFWLIFVRERRHRSHTKKSMIQMNRF from the exons ATGGTTTATAGCGAAACGCCGTCGTATCATGGTCACCGGCGTCTCCTCCTGATCGCCATTGTGCTTCTGATCTCGTCGAGTTtggtttcttcctcttcttgtcaCCATCGTCGTCCATCTTCAACCTCATTACAAG GAGTGAGGAGGCAAATTTTGGAAGGAGGAAATGGGACATTGGTGTTAGCCGCGGAGAGGACACGGCGACCTGACCCTCTCAACCATTTCAATATTTATTCCGATGGTTGGAACGTTACCAATCCTCATTACATCGCC TCCGTTGGATTTTCTGCAGTTCCATTTATAGTCATAGCCATCGTCTGGTTCATATTGCTCGGACTCTTCCTCGTCTGCTCATGcctttgttgttgctgctgcggCTGTGGCCGCCGGAACTACGGCTACTCTCGCGTCTGCTACACCCTCTCTCTCGTCTTCCTCCTGCTTTTCACCATCGCTGCCGT GATTGGGTCTGCGATGCTGTACACTGGGCAAAACGAGTTCTCCGGTAGCGTAGAGAATACTTTTATGTACATTGTGAGACAAGCAACAGGAGTTTTGACTAAACTTACGAGCTTATGGGACTCGATTCAATCTGCTAAAGACATTCAGCTCGATGGACATAACCTGTTTCCTCCCCAATTTAGAGGTAACATCGATCATTTCAACAACATGATCAAGATGTCTAACATCACTTACCCCGACCGTGTCGCTAACCAGACTATTCGTTATCTCACGGGTGCACTAAACCCTGT GAGATATGTGTTAAACGTTATTGCTGGTGTTATGCTTTTAGTCGCATTCCTCGGCCTCT TGTTTTCGTTCTGTGGACTGCGAGTTCTTGTCTACCT ATTGGTTATTCTGGGTTGGATTCTCGTCACAGCAACAATCCTCCTCAGTGCCGTCTTCCTCGTTTTCCACAA TGTGGTTGCGGACACGTGTATGGCTATGGACCAATGGGTGCATGATCCAGCGGCAGATTCAGCATTGAGCCAACTTCTTCCATGTTTAGATGctaaaaccattggagacaCTTTGGATATAACCAAGACTATGACTGTTACGGCCGTTGATATGACCAATGCGTACACGGTCAATGTCAGTAACCATGAGTTCCCACCTAATGTTCCTTTCTACCACAACCAGTCCGGTCCACTCGTTCCTCTTCTCTGTAACCCGCTTGACCAAAATCATAAACCGCGACCTTGTGCTCCGGACGAAATCCTCCTAGCCAATGCTTCTCAG GTTTACAAAGGTTATGTGTGCCAAGTGAACGCAGAAGGAATATGCATAACGCAGGGTAGGTTAACTCCAGCTTCATACGACCAGATGATGGGTGCGATAAACGTTGGGTTCACTTTGGACCATTACGGTCCCTTCTTGGCTAGTATAGCGGACTGTACTTTCGTCCGAGACACCTTCAGAGACATAACGACCAAGAACTGCCCTGGACTCAGTATCACCAGCCAGTGGATCTACGCAGGACTCGCCTCGCTCTCTGGTGCAGTCATGTTCTCACTTATCTTCTGGTTGATTTTCGTCAGAGAAAGACGTCACCGATCTCATACCAAAAAGTCTATGATCCAGAtgaatagattttaa